From Etheostoma cragini isolate CJK2018 chromosome 1, CSU_Ecrag_1.0, whole genome shotgun sequence, a single genomic window includes:
- the LOC117944512 gene encoding high choriolytic enzyme 1-like isoform X1, with protein MSPSTSLLLLLLLGLSQALPLQEEGDNEEKDPDTIDMTTRILTANNGSNEILLEGDLLAPRTRNAIKCYTQNCFWKKNSSGKVMVPYVVSSEYTSSEKQLISNALEGFHGKTCIRFVPRTNEYDYITVQNQGGCFSSLGRVGGVQVLSLSRPGCLYYGIVQHEFSHALGFQHEQCRSDRDSYIRIVWENINPSQAYNFNKQDTNNLNTPYDYGSIMHYDKTAFSINGRATMVPVPNANVQIGQRQGLSSWDITRINKLYGC; from the coding sequence ATGAGTCCCTCTACGAGCCTGCTGCTACTGCTCCTGCTCGGCCTCTCTCAGGCACTTCCTCTCCAGGAGGAAGGAGACAATGAAGAAAAAGACCCAGACACCATCGACATGACCACGAGGATTCTGACTGCCAACAACGGCAGCAATGAGATCCTGCTGGAAGGAGACCTGCTGGCTCCCAGAACCAGAAACGCCATCAAGTGCTATACCCAGAACTGCTTCTGGAAGAAAAACTCCAGCGGCAAGGTGATGGTCCCCTACGTCGTGAGCAGTGAGTACACCAGCTCAGAGAAGCAGCTGATCAGCAACGCCTTGGAGGGCTTCCACGGCAAAACCTGTATCCGCTTCGTCCCCCGTACCAACGAGTACGACTACATCACCGTGCAGAACCAAGGAGGATGTTTCTCCTCACTGGGCAGAGTGGGGGGCGTTCAGGTGCTCTCTCTCAGCAGGCCGGGCTGCCTCTACTACGGCATCGTCCAGCACGAGTTCAGCCACGCTCTGGGCTTCCAGCACGAACAGTGCAGAAGCGACCGTGACAGCTACATCAGGATCGTGTGGGAAAACATCAACCCTTCTCAGGCCTACAACTTCAACAAGCAGGACACCAACAACCTGAACACTCCCTATGACTACGGCTCCATCATGCACTATGACAAAACCGCCTTCTCCATCAACGGAAGAGCCACGATGGTCCCCGTCCCCAACGCTAACGTCCAGATCGGCCAGAGGCAGGGCTTGTCCTCCTGGGACATCACAAGGATCAATAAGCTCTATGGCTGCTAG
- the LOC117944512 gene encoding high choriolytic enzyme 1-like isoform X2 yields MSPSTSLLLLLLLGLSQALPLQEEGDNEEKDPDTIDMTTRILTANNGSNEILLEGDLLAPRTRNAIKCYTQNCFWKKNSSGKVMVPYVVSSEYTSSEKQLISNALEGFHGKTCIRFVPRTNEYDYITVQNQGGCFSSLGRVGGVQVLSLSRPGCLYYGIVQHEFSHALGFQHEQCRSDRDSYIRIVWENINPSQAYNFNKQDTNNLNTPYDYGSIMHYDKTAFSINGRATMVPIPNANVQIGQRQGLSSWDITRINKLYGC; encoded by the exons ATGAGTCCCTCTACGAGCCTGCTGCTACTGCTCCTGCTCGGCCTCTCTCAGGCACTTCCTCTCCAGGAGGAAGGAGACAATGAAGAAAAAGACCCAGACACCATCGACATGACCACGAGGATTCTGACTGCCAACAACGGCAGCAATGAGATCCTGCTGGAAGGAGACCTGCTGGCTCCCAGAACCAGAAACGCCATCAAGTGCTATACCCAGAACTGCTTCTGGAAGAAAAACTCCAGCGGCAAGGTGATGGTCCCCTACGTCGTGAGCAGTGAGTACACCAGCTCAGAGAAGCAGCTGATCAGCAACGCCTTGGAGGGCTTCCACGGCAAAACCTGTATCCGCTTCGTCCCCCGTACCAACGAGTACGACTACATCACCGTGCAGAACCAAGGAGGATGTTTCTCCTCACTGGGCAGAGTGGGGGGCGTTCAG GTGCTCTCTCTCAGCAGGCCGGGCTGCCTCTACTACGGCATCGTCCAGCACGAGTTCAGCCACGCTCTGGGCTTCCAGCACGAACAGTGCAGAAGCGACCGTGACAGCTACATCAGGATCGTGTGGGAAAACATCAACCCTTCTCAGGCCTACAACTTCAACAAGCAGGACACCAACAACCTGAACACTCCCTATGACTACGGCTCCATCATGCACTATGACAAAACAGCCTTCTCCATCAACGGGAGAGCCACGATGGTCCCCATCCCCAACGCTAACGTCCAGATCGGCCAGAGGCAGGGCTTGTCCTCCTGGGACATCACAAGGATCAATAAGCTCTATGGCTGCTAG